A single genomic interval of Candidatus Jordarchaeales archaeon harbors:
- a CDS encoding DNA polymerase domain-containing protein, with product MKLSFWILDVGQKTGRNPRVLLWGVNDKGERVLVFDTFTPHLYLVPKPDTPLESLIKAVKASSTDASPITGIEVVERRLLGKPVKCLMVSFEDPDYSSQYAKKFERIPGVEGCFEADIRFYTKYLNYVGVTPCCWHTVEVRPEGGDRYKTYVAEEHPKPSVVERPPRLKMLGFKIDVYSPTGSMNPEADPVILISTVTGDGAIRQFEADGHDDKEAIKSFVSYVSDYDPDVIVGFYSNFFDLQYLVSRAKHLGVKLTINRDGSEPHVSVYGHVSIVGRAHVDLYDVATILPEVKLKTLRNIADYLKVEAKTPRVSVDFTRIPRYWDDPSLKGKILEASRHDVELIRGIAEKLLPAAISMSQVAGMPLDQVMRAGVGFRVENMLMREAHASGELVPSRGERARQPYVGGYVLEPKPGIYRDVAVLDFASMYPNIMIKFNVSPDTYVPPDEKVAEEEVHVAPEVNHKFRRDPPGFYKRVLEKLLKVRKEIRERMKKLPPDSPDYLLLDERQRAVKTMTNAVYGYCGWTGAKWYLREVAEATAAWGRETIKRAIELAKKHGLTVLYADTDSVFINNIPEKVEAFSREVESVLGLEMKPDKIYAKVFFSGAKKRYAGLLSDGTLDIVGFEVVRGDWPEIAREVQEKVIDIVLRSENVDEAVNYVRGVIEAVTAGQVPLEKFVIWETLTKSPEEYKVRAPHITAALRLIKAGGRLEAGSKIGYIIVKGSEKISERAYPYSLVQPEHVDTEYYITNQVIPAAMRVLEQFGVKEEALLKKKTVRQARLI from the coding sequence TTGAAACTCTCGTTTTGGATACTCGACGTTGGACAGAAGACTGGTAGGAACCCACGCGTCCTTTTATGGGGAGTTAACGACAAAGGCGAGCGAGTTTTGGTTTTCGACACGTTCACCCCCCACCTCTACCTAGTTCCCAAGCCAGACACACCACTTGAATCCCTTATCAAGGCTGTTAAAGCATCATCTACTGACGCGTCCCCGATAACGGGGATTGAAGTCGTGGAGCGGCGCTTGCTGGGAAAGCCGGTGAAGTGCCTCATGGTGTCGTTCGAGGACCCAGACTACTCCTCCCAGTACGCCAAAAAGTTTGAAAGGATCCCAGGTGTTGAGGGGTGCTTTGAGGCGGACATAAGGTTTTACACGAAGTACCTCAACTATGTAGGAGTCACACCATGCTGCTGGCACACAGTTGAAGTTCGCCCCGAAGGCGGGGACCGCTACAAGACCTACGTTGCCGAAGAACACCCTAAGCCATCTGTCGTAGAACGCCCGCCACGCCTCAAAATGCTCGGCTTCAAGATAGACGTTTACAGTCCCACGGGCTCAATGAACCCCGAAGCAGACCCAGTAATACTGATATCGACAGTTACAGGTGATGGGGCGATCCGACAGTTCGAAGCCGACGGACACGATGACAAAGAAGCCATAAAATCCTTCGTCTCCTACGTCTCAGACTACGACCCTGACGTCATCGTGGGTTTCTACTCTAACTTCTTCGACCTCCAATATCTCGTCAGCAGAGCAAAACACCTCGGAGTCAAGCTCACGATAAACAGAGATGGCTCAGAGCCTCACGTCAGCGTCTACGGACACGTGTCGATCGTAGGAAGGGCGCACGTCGACCTCTACGACGTTGCCACCATACTGCCAGAAGTGAAGCTGAAAACATTGAGAAACATAGCAGACTACCTCAAAGTTGAAGCCAAAACACCAAGAGTGAGCGTCGACTTCACACGGATCCCACGCTACTGGGACGACCCATCACTGAAGGGCAAGATCCTAGAAGCATCACGCCACGACGTAGAGCTCATACGTGGAATTGCAGAGAAGCTCCTCCCAGCAGCGATCTCAATGTCCCAGGTTGCGGGGATGCCACTAGACCAGGTAATGAGGGCCGGCGTGGGCTTCAGAGTTGAGAACATGTTGATGAGAGAAGCCCACGCCTCGGGCGAACTTGTCCCGTCCAGAGGCGAGCGCGCCAGGCAGCCGTACGTTGGAGGCTACGTCCTAGAACCAAAGCCTGGCATATACAGAGATGTCGCCGTCCTAGACTTCGCGTCAATGTACCCCAACATAATGATAAAGTTCAATGTTTCACCAGACACCTATGTCCCGCCAGATGAGAAAGTGGCGGAAGAAGAAGTCCACGTTGCGCCCGAGGTCAACCACAAGTTCAGGAGAGATCCACCCGGATTCTACAAGAGGGTTCTGGAAAAACTCCTCAAGGTGAGAAAGGAGATAAGGGAGCGGATGAAGAAACTGCCCCCGGATAGCCCAGACTACCTACTCCTCGACGAGAGGCAAAGGGCTGTGAAGACGATGACCAATGCCGTTTACGGTTACTGCGGCTGGACCGGGGCGAAGTGGTACCTGCGAGAGGTGGCTGAAGCAACAGCGGCGTGGGGCAGGGAGACCATAAAGAGGGCCATCGAGCTGGCCAAAAAGCACGGGTTAACAGTACTCTACGCCGACACCGACAGCGTGTTCATAAACAATATTCCGGAGAAAGTTGAAGCGTTCAGTCGCGAAGTCGAATCAGTACTAGGACTTGAAATGAAGCCTGACAAGATCTACGCGAAAGTCTTCTTCTCCGGGGCTAAGAAGCGCTACGCCGGACTACTCAGCGACGGTACACTGGACATCGTAGGGTTCGAAGTGGTGAGAGGAGACTGGCCGGAGATAGCGAGGGAGGTGCAAGAGAAGGTCATAGACATCGTACTCAGGAGCGAGAACGTCGACGAAGCCGTGAACTACGTGAGGGGTGTTATAGAAGCCGTAACCGCAGGACAGGTCCCCCTCGAAAAGTTCGTCATCTGGGAGACCCTCACCAAGTCTCCTGAAGAGTACAAAGTCAGGGCTCCCCACATAACAGCGGCACTAAGACTAATCAAAGCTGGAGGAAGGCTTGAGGCGGGAAGCAAAATAGGCTACATAATAGTCAAGGGAAGCGAGAAAATATCAGAGAGAGCATACCCCTACAGCCTCGTTCAACCAGAGCATGTAGACACAGAATACTACATAACAAACCAGGTGATACCGGCAGCGATGAGGGTTCTAGAACAATTCGGAGTAAAAGAAGAAGCACTCCTAAAAAAGAAGACGGTTAGGCAAGCTAGACTGATATAG
- a CDS encoding CoA-binding protein yields MVSNNKLPLDPFFNPNSVAIIGSMGSPFFGARIVAFNMRRFGFKGQIYLVNPKYKTIDGLEVYPNVKNVPGEVDLAVVITSAEAAPAVIGDCGEKGIRAAVVVADGFAERGAEGALLQKKLVDAARKWGIRVLGPNTIGVLDAWTGVVTNPYFIDYDSVRRGSVALVAQTGIIGPQAMSFCDMRLPLSKVCDLGNKCDVDESDLLEYLGGDPNTKVIAMHLEDVKDGRRFIQVARKVAAEKPVIVLKPGRTEESAKAMQSHTGALMGNYAVYESAMRQAGVLPVDTFQELLSIPKIFAYQPLPRGNRLGIVTITGGGGVMAIDAASRMGLKLARLSRESTEKLASIHPSMASHPVDIGPAFPVYDNPIELYTRSWEIVLNDENVDAALITLYATRWLPHKEIARELSHLRETGKPIAVWAYGPRIEDIINLYQTLEEAEVPFFFTIEEAVKALALLYHYTQVREKLRRQR; encoded by the coding sequence GTGGTTTCAAACAACAAGTTGCCCTTAGACCCATTCTTTAACCCCAACAGCGTGGCTATCATAGGCTCCATGGGCTCACCCTTCTTCGGAGCCCGCATCGTAGCCTTCAACATGAGACGCTTCGGCTTCAAAGGACAGATATACCTTGTCAACCCAAAGTACAAGACCATAGACGGGCTTGAAGTATACCCGAATGTCAAAAATGTTCCGGGCGAAGTCGACCTGGCAGTCGTAATAACGTCTGCAGAGGCAGCTCCAGCGGTGATAGGAGACTGCGGGGAAAAAGGAATTAGGGCAGCAGTGGTGGTGGCTGACGGCTTCGCCGAGAGAGGAGCTGAGGGGGCGCTACTACAAAAGAAACTGGTCGATGCGGCGAGAAAGTGGGGTATTCGGGTTCTCGGCCCCAACACTATAGGTGTCCTGGACGCTTGGACCGGCGTCGTCACAAACCCTTACTTCATCGACTACGACTCAGTTAGACGTGGCTCCGTGGCTCTCGTGGCTCAAACAGGCATAATCGGGCCTCAGGCAATGAGCTTCTGTGACATGCGCCTCCCCCTAAGCAAGGTGTGCGACCTCGGCAACAAGTGCGACGTCGACGAATCCGACCTCTTAGAGTACCTCGGGGGAGACCCAAACACAAAGGTAATAGCCATGCACCTCGAAGATGTGAAAGACGGCCGTCGCTTCATTCAAGTGGCTAGAAAAGTAGCGGCGGAGAAGCCTGTCATAGTTCTCAAGCCTGGGAGAACAGAGGAGAGCGCTAAAGCCATGCAGTCGCATACAGGGGCGTTGATGGGAAACTACGCTGTCTACGAGTCAGCAATGAGACAGGCGGGTGTGCTCCCTGTAGACACATTTCAGGAGCTGCTAAGCATCCCGAAGATTTTCGCCTACCAGCCCCTTCCACGTGGAAACCGCCTCGGAATAGTAACCATAACGGGGGGAGGAGGCGTCATGGCGATAGATGCAGCCTCCCGCATGGGGCTAAAGCTGGCGAGGCTTTCACGCGAATCCACTGAAAAGCTCGCATCAATACACCCCTCAATGGCATCTCACCCCGTCGACATAGGGCCGGCCTTCCCAGTCTACGATAACCCTATAGAACTCTACACGAGGTCTTGGGAGATAGTGCTCAACGACGAGAACGTTGACGCCGCACTAATAACGCTCTACGCAACCCGCTGGCTCCCCCATAAGGAAATAGCCAGGGAACTGTCACACCTTCGAGAAACAGGTAAGCCTATAGCTGTCTGGGCTTACGGCCCGAGGATTGAAGACATCATAAACCTCTACCAAACCTTAGAAGAGGCAGAAGTTCCATTCTTCTTCACGATAGAAGAAGCTGTCAAAGCACTTGCCCTACTATACCACTACACGCAAGTTAGAGAGAAGCTGAGAAGGCAACGCTGA
- a CDS encoding class I SAM-dependent methyltransferase, giving the protein MSVFKLLHVFLKNIRYMRHVLPASWSLDTLAVLKLVICFDRLGVLKFMSEPRSIGEVSSFLGEVKRPDLLEDIFSALRKAGVLIEEGGKFRVNWRKVEKLLATRKKHPAIRSFETLLKGIENFLYRVALDTLKGARVEFVSPEVAMVLYFQRQHFLFDFARRLALEFGGGKKLKGKVILDVGCGFGTGTATLLDYLNFDCQVICADFYPNTLDECAHMTVKPPGSAVKRLGELSNVKFVLLDPLLNSKWPIPDESVDVVLSFDQFQWSHKPQETMNEFARVLKKNGTLILVTSIRKREKSPIDITTRLFGANKSYSKKEILTLLKNAGFKQGKVYISSIVVARKE; this is encoded by the coding sequence TTGTCCGTATTCAAACTGCTACACGTATTCCTGAAAAACATACGTTACATGCGGCATGTTTTGCCCGCGAGTTGGTCCCTCGACACCCTCGCCGTTCTGAAGCTAGTGATCTGCTTTGACAGGTTGGGCGTCTTGAAATTCATGAGTGAACCACGCAGCATAGGCGAGGTTTCAAGCTTCCTTGGTGAAGTTAAAAGACCTGACCTGTTAGAAGACATCTTCTCAGCTCTAAGGAAGGCAGGCGTCCTCATAGAAGAAGGCGGCAAGTTTAGGGTCAACTGGCGGAAGGTTGAAAAACTCCTTGCTACGAGGAAGAAGCACCCCGCTATACGTTCCTTCGAAACCCTACTGAAAGGAATTGAAAACTTTCTCTACAGGGTCGCGCTCGACACCCTTAAAGGGGCTAGGGTTGAGTTCGTCTCACCGGAAGTCGCAATGGTATTATACTTTCAGAGACAACACTTTCTCTTCGACTTCGCGCGCCGCCTTGCCCTAGAGTTTGGGGGCGGAAAGAAACTTAAGGGGAAAGTGATACTTGATGTTGGCTGCGGTTTCGGGACAGGGACAGCTACATTACTCGACTACCTGAACTTCGACTGCCAAGTGATATGCGCAGACTTCTACCCTAACACCCTGGACGAGTGCGCTCACATGACGGTTAAGCCCCCGGGCTCCGCAGTTAAAAGGCTCGGGGAGCTAAGCAACGTCAAATTCGTCCTCCTAGACCCCTTACTGAACTCCAAGTGGCCAATCCCTGACGAGAGCGTCGACGTAGTCTTAAGCTTCGACCAGTTTCAGTGGAGCCACAAGCCTCAGGAGACGATGAACGAGTTTGCGAGAGTCCTAAAAAAGAATGGAACCCTTATACTTGTCACATCGATAAGGAAGAGGGAAAAGAGCCCCATAGACATAACAACCCGGCTTTTCGGGGCAAACAAGTCGTACTCTAAAAAAGAGATACTTACACTCCTAAAAAACGCTGGCTTCAAACAAGGCAAAGTCTACATTTCATCTATAGTCGTCGCAAGAAAAGAGTGA